CAGCTGGACGACCTCAAGCGCAGCCGGCGCGACCTGCTGGACATCGTCCGGGACGTGGACGAGCGGGTCGAGCAGCTGTTCACCTCCGCCTACCACGACACCGCGGCCCAGTTCGAGGGCGTCTTCGCCCGGCTCTTCCCGGGCGGTGAAGGCCGGCTGGTGCTGACCGACCCCGACAACATGCTCACCACCGGCCTCGAGGTGGAGGCCCGCCCGCCGGGCAAGAAGGTCAAGCGGCTGTCGCTGCTGTCGGGCGGCGAGCGCTCGCTGACCGCGGTGGCGCTGCTCGTGGCGATCTTCAAGGCGCGGCCCAGCCCCTTCTACGTGATGGACGAGGTCGAGGCGGCGCTGGACGAGACCAACCTGCGCCGGCTGATCGCGATCATGGAGGAGCTGCGGGAGAGCTCCCAGCTGATCGTGATCACCCACCAGAAGCTGACCATGGAGTCCGCGGACGCCCTGTACGGCGTGACCATGAAGGGCGACGGCATCTCACAGGTGATCAGCCAGCGCCTGCGGGCCGGGGGACAACAGCGTGAGCGGCCGGAGGCGGACCGTACCGCACCGGTGTAGTACGGCTGCGGCTCATTCGGGCCCCGGTCGCGGATACTGGAGCGGTTATGGAATACGTGATTCTTGCCGTAGTCATCGCCGTGATCGTCCTCGCTGCGATCGCGGGCCTCGTCGTTTCCGGCAGACGACGCCAGCAACTGCCCCCGAAGTCGCAGGCGCCGGTCATCACGGCGCCGCCGACCACCCCGCGCGAGCCCCAGGTCGGCGAGGAGGCCGCGCCGCCGACCGAGGAGCCCCGGCGCACCGTCGAGGAGGTGGCGCTTCCCGAGGCTCCCGAGGTCTCCGAGGCGGTCGAGGCCGTCGAGGTCGAGGCCGTCGAGGCCGAGGTGGCGCCCGCCATCGAGGTCCCCGAGCCCACCGCCGGCCGGCTGGTCAGGCTGCGCTCCCGGCTCTCCCGCTCGCAGACCTCGCTCGGCAAGGGCCTGCTCTCGCTGCTCTCCCGCGAGCACCTGGACGAGGACACCTGGGAGGAGATCGAGGACACCCTCCTGACCGCCGACGTCGGCGTCACCCCCACCCAGGAGCTGGTCGAGCGGCTGCGCACCCGGGTGAAGGTGCTCGGCACCCGCACCCCCGAGGAGCTCCGCACGCTGCTGCGCGAGGAACTGGTCGAGCTGATCGGCAAGGACTCCGACCGCACCGTCCGCTCCACCAAGCACGAGGAGGGCCCGGCGGTGGTCCTGGTCGTCGGCGTCAACGGCGTCGGCAAGACCACCACGACCGGCAAGCTGGCCCGCGTCCTGGTCGCCGACGGCCGCAAGGTGGTGCTCGGCGCGGCCGACACCTTCCGCGCCGCCGCCGCGGACCAGCTCCAGACCTGGGGCGAGCGGGTCGGCGCGCGGACCGTGCGCGGCCCCGAGGGCGGCGACCCGGCCTCGGTCGCCTTCGACGCGGTCAAGGAGGGCATCGCCGAGAACGCCGACACCGTGCTGGTGGACACCGCCGGCCGGCTGCACACCAAGACCGGCCTGATGGACGAGCTGGGCAAGGTCAAGCGGGTCGTCGAGAAGCACGGTCCGGTGGACGAGGTACTGCTGGTGCTGGACGCCACCACCGGCCAGAACGGCCTGGTCCAGGCCAGGGTGTTCGCCGAGGTGGTCGACATCACCGGCATCGTGCTGACCAAGCTGGACGGCACCGCCAAGGGCGGCATCGTCGTCGCGGTCCAGCGCGAGCTGGGCGTGCCGGTCAAGCTGATCGGTCTCGGCGAGGGCGCGGACGACCTGGCGCCGTTCGAGCCGGGTGCGTTCGTGGACGCGCTGATCGGGGACTGAGTCTCCCGGTCTCCCCGTCGGGTGAAGGGTCCGCTCCGCGAGGGGCGGGCCCTTCGCGTATGGCCAAGCCTGAGCGCGTGTGGCCGTCCCGGGCGTGTGGACGTCCCGAGCCGAAGCGGCTCAGGAGGCCAGCCAGGCCGGTTCGGCGGTGCGCTCCCGGCTGCGGTGGCAGGCGTAGGCGAGGGTGCCGAGCAGCAGCCGGGCCTCGGGCGGGCAGCCGGCGTTGTCGCGGGTGGGGCGGCGCAGCCAGCGGACCGGGCCGAGGCCGGCGAGCACGGTGGGCGGGGCGGCGACGTAGCCGCCCTCGCCGTGGCAGGTCAGGTCCAGTGCAGCGTCGTCCCAGCCCATCCGGTACAGCAGGTCGGGCAGCCGGCGGGCGGTGCCGGCGGCGACCAGGAACTGCAGCCGGCCGGTGGGCGTGGCCAGCACCGGGCCGACCTGGGTGCCCATCCGCTCCAGCCGGACCAGTGCCTGGAGGCCGGCCTGCTCGGGGACGTCCAGGACGTCGAACGCGCGGCCGGTGGGGAACAGGACGGAGCCCTCGGCGTCGGCGGTGCGGCCCGCGCCGCGGCCGCCGGGCACCGGGTGCAGACCGGGGGCGGCGCAGCGGGCGGAGCCGCAGTGGCACGGGGCCGTGGCGGAGCCGGTACCGGCCGGGCCGCCGACGACGACCGCCCAGCCCCAGCGGCCGGTGTACTCCGCGGCGGCCCGGGACGCGGTGACCTTGGTGCGGCGGCGTGCGCCCCGCGGTGCCAGCCGCAGGTACCCCAGTCGAAGTTCGCCGAACAGGTTGTCCATGCCTCCCCCAACAGGTTCTCGTTGCCGATGGTTACGGGATCGTGACTTTGTGTTGATTGTCCGTTGCGTTGTGCGTGGTGCGGTGGCGGCGCGCAGCGCGTGGCGTGCGCCTGTTGTGGTGGCGTGCCTCGGGCGCCGCCTTGTGGCGGCTGTGCCGATGCAGGATCGTCGTTGTGCGCGAGGCGGCCGTCGACCAGGTCGACGGCGAACTCGCCGGTGACTGTGGTGGTTGCCGGGGACTGGCGGGGTTGCGCGCGGGCTTGGCGGCTCGCATATGCCGGACCGTCGCGACGTACTCAGTGAAGCGTGTGCCCCCTGGCTTCGGTTCACTCCTGGGGGTGGCGAAAGGTGGCGTTTCGCCAGGGGCGCTCCCACGGCCGCCGCGCGGGGCACTACGTTCAGCACGCGGACGTCGCCGGGGAGTCGGCTTCGGGCCGTCGGAGCAGGGGGAGTTGAAGGATGTGACACCCCGTCCGCGACGATGGCACGCCAGTACGACACGGCGGTACGGAAGCAGCACCAACGAGCAGCAGCACCACGAGCACCACAGGCACGTCGGCAAGAGCCCGCAACCGTCGGGCGGTCACGATCGGGGCCCCGCAGGGGCCGGGCGGGATGGGGACGTTCCCATGGCAGAGAAGCAACCCAACGAGAAGCTGACCACGTGGTTCGTCCGCAGCGGCTGGTCCAAGGGGGAGTTGGCCCGGCAGGTCAACCGCCGGGCCCGGCAGATCGGCGCCCACCACGTCTCCACCGACACCTCCCGCGTGCGCCGCTGGCTCGACGGCGAGCAGCCCCGCGAGCCGATCCCGAAGATCATGTCGGAGCTGTTCTCCGAGCGCTTCGGCTCCGTCGTCTCGGTCGAGGACCTCGGGCTGCGCGCCGCGATCCCGGTCTCCACCGTCGGCGGCGGCATCGACCTGCCGTGGAGCGCGCCGCAGACCGTCCAGCTGATCAGCGACTACTCCCGCAGCGACCTGATGCTCAACCGGCGCGGCTTCCTCGGCACCTCGCTCGCCCTGACCGCGGGCGCCGCGCTGATCGAGCCGATGCAGCGCTGGCTCGCCCCCGGCCCGACCGGCGTCCCCACCCCCATCCTCACCGCGGCCAACGGCGGCGAGGCGTTCACCGGCCGGCTCTCCGAGCCCGAGCTCGAACTGCTGGAGCAGACCACGGTCATGTTCCGCCAGTGGGACGCGCAGAACGGTGGCGGGCTGCGCCGCAAGGCCGTCGTCGGCCAGCTGCACGAGGTCACCGACCTGCTCCAGGAGACGTACAACGAGCACACCACCAAGCGGCTGTTCCGGCTCACCGCCGAACTCGCCCACCTGGCCGGCTGGATGTCCTACGACGTCGGCATGCACCCGAGCGCGCAGAAGTACTACGTTCTGGCGCTGCATGCCGCCAAGGAGGCCGGCGACCGCCCGTTCGGCGCGCTGATCCTCACCGACATGAGCCGCCAGATGATCCACCTCAACCGGGGCGAGGACGCCCTGGAGCTGATCCACCTCGCGCAGTACGGCAGCCGCGACACCGCCACCCCGCGCCAGCAGTCCCTGCTGTACGCGATGGAGGCGCGCGCCTACGCCACCATCGGCGAGGTGAACCGCTGCGCCCGGGCGATCCGGCTGGCCGAGGACACCTTCACCGACATCCGCGAGGGGGACGGGGACCCGGACTGGCTGAAGTTCTTCTCCCCGGCCGAGCTGAACGCCGAGAACGCGCACTCCTACCGCGACCTCGCCTACCACTCCGACAACGCCGAGCTGTACGCCTCGATGTCCGCGCCGGTCATGGAGCGCGCGGTGGACCTGTTCCGCCGGGACGGCGACCACGTGCGCTCGTACGCCTTCAACCTGATCGGCATGGCCAGCGTGCACCTGCTGCAGAAGGAGGCGGAGCAGGCCGTGGTGATGGCCGAGCAGGCGGTGGACATCGCCGCCAAGGTCCGCTCGGAGCGGCTGAACTCCCGGGTGCGCAAGACCACGGAGGCCGCGGCGGCCCGGTTCCGGGGCGTGGACGCCGTCGCCCGGCTGAAGGAAAGGGTCGTCCAGGACATCCCGGAGTACGTCTCGGTGGTCTGACGCCCCGGCTACGCGCCCCTCGACCGACCGTGCCGGCCGCCGCCGCCACGG
The nucleotide sequence above comes from Streptomyces kaniharaensis. Encoded proteins:
- the ftsY gene encoding signal recognition particle-docking protein FtsY gives rise to the protein MEYVILAVVIAVIVLAAIAGLVVSGRRRQQLPPKSQAPVITAPPTTPREPQVGEEAAPPTEEPRRTVEEVALPEAPEVSEAVEAVEVEAVEAEVAPAIEVPEPTAGRLVRLRSRLSRSQTSLGKGLLSLLSREHLDEDTWEEIEDTLLTADVGVTPTQELVERLRTRVKVLGTRTPEELRTLLREELVELIGKDSDRTVRSTKHEEGPAVVLVVGVNGVGKTTTTGKLARVLVADGRKVVLGAADTFRAAAADQLQTWGERVGARTVRGPEGGDPASVAFDAVKEGIAENADTVLVDTAGRLHTKTGLMDELGKVKRVVEKHGPVDEVLLVLDATTGQNGLVQARVFAEVVDITGIVLTKLDGTAKGGIVVAVQRELGVPVKLIGLGEGADDLAPFEPGAFVDALIGD
- a CDS encoding bifunctional DNA primase/polymerase, which encodes MDNLFGELRLGYLRLAPRGARRRTKVTASRAAAEYTGRWGWAVVVGGPAGTGSATAPCHCGSARCAAPGLHPVPGGRGAGRTADAEGSVLFPTGRAFDVLDVPEQAGLQALVRLERMGTQVGPVLATPTGRLQFLVAAGTARRLPDLLYRMGWDDAALDLTCHGEGGYVAAPPTVLAGLGPVRWLRRPTRDNAGCPPEARLLLGTLAYACHRSRERTAEPAWLAS
- the nsdA gene encoding transcriptional repressor NsdA — its product is MAEKQPNEKLTTWFVRSGWSKGELARQVNRRARQIGAHHVSTDTSRVRRWLDGEQPREPIPKIMSELFSERFGSVVSVEDLGLRAAIPVSTVGGGIDLPWSAPQTVQLISDYSRSDLMLNRRGFLGTSLALTAGAALIEPMQRWLAPGPTGVPTPILTAANGGEAFTGRLSEPELELLEQTTVMFRQWDAQNGGGLRRKAVVGQLHEVTDLLQETYNEHTTKRLFRLTAELAHLAGWMSYDVGMHPSAQKYYVLALHAAKEAGDRPFGALILTDMSRQMIHLNRGEDALELIHLAQYGSRDTATPRQQSLLYAMEARAYATIGEVNRCARAIRLAEDTFTDIREGDGDPDWLKFFSPAELNAENAHSYRDLAYHSDNAELYASMSAPVMERAVDLFRRDGDHVRSYAFNLIGMASVHLLQKEAEQAVVMAEQAVDIAAKVRSERLNSRVRKTTEAAAARFRGVDAVARLKERVVQDIPEYVSVV